The proteins below are encoded in one region of Oncorhynchus clarkii lewisi isolate Uvic-CL-2024 chromosome 33, UVic_Ocla_1.0, whole genome shotgun sequence:
- the LOC139392792 gene encoding pyridine nucleotide-disulfide oxidoreductase domain-containing protein 1, which translates to MAENPEKTFKFVVVGGGIAGVTCAEQLASQFPSADVALLTAAPLIKAVCNFKQVSKTLEEFDVEERPSSVLEEKYANLRVIQSAVKALHAQQHTLQTVDGLEIHYEKLCICSGGRPKLLTQDNPYVLGIRDTDSAQEFQKRLSKAKRIVVVGNGGIALELVYEVEGCEVIWVVKDKAIGNTFFDAGAAQFLIPSLDTDKPERAATCKRARYTIEGPAATQGLAVGGDRQGQRRGLEEPGSALGPDWHEGISLRGAEEVSHKVSVEYQSEVKQIYTHQDFLLSPLASQTADTGSWPVYAQLTNGKTFGCDFIVSATGVVPNTEPFLHGNSFALAEDSGLKVDDHMMTTEPDIYAAGDVCTAGWEPSHLWQQMRLWTQARQMGWYAGRCMAADVLSETIELDFCFELFSHITKFFNYKVVLLGKFNGQGLGLNQELLVRCTKGHEYVKVVLSGGRMLGAVLIGETDLEETFENLILNQMDLTPYGEELLNPNIDIEDYFD; encoded by the exons ATGGCAGAAAATCCCGAAAAGACATTCAAGTTTGTGGTCGTCGGTGGTGGCATTGCAGGTGTAACGTGTGCTGAGCAG CTGGCCTCCCAGTTCCCATCAGCTGATGTTGCTCTCCTGACAGCAGCCCCTCTGATTAAGGCAGTCTGCAACTTCAAACAG GTATCTAAGACGCTGGAGGAGTTTGATGTGGAGGAGAGGCCCTCCAGTGTTCTAGAGGAAAAGTACGCCAACCTGAGAGTCATCCAGTCTGCAGTGAAGGCCCTTCATGCACAACAACAT ACTTTGCAGACTGTGGATGGTCTGGAGATCCACTATGAGAAGCTGTGTATCTGTAGCGGGGGCAGACCCAAACTCCTTACCCAGGATAACCCCTATGTGCTGGGGATACGAGACACAGATAGTGCCCAG GAGTTTCAGAAGCGGTTATCCAAAGCCAAGCGAATTGTAGTCGTTGGAAATGGAGGGATTGCCTTGGAACTAGT GTATGAGGTGGAAGGTTGTGAGGTAATCTGGGTAGTGAAAGACAAGGCCATAGGAAACACCTTCTTTGATGCGGGAGCAGCCCAGTTCCTGATCCCCTCCCTGGACACAGACAAACCAGAGCGAGCTGCTACCTGTAAGAGGGCTCGCTACACCATAGAGGGGCCTGCAGCTACGCAGGGCCTTGCTGTAGGTGGCGACAGACAAGGCCAGAGAAGAGGGTTGGAAGAGCCAGGCAGTGCCCTGGGACCAGACTGGCATGAAGGCATCAGtctgagaggagcagaggag GTGTCTCACAAGGTGTCAGTGGAGTACCAGTCTGAGGTGAAACAGATCTACACTCACCAGGACTTCCTGCTGTCACCGCTTGCCTCACAGACAGCAGACACTG GCTCTTGGCCAGTGTATGCTCAGCTAACCAATGGGAAGACTTTTGGCTGTGACTTCATCGTCAGTGCCACAGGAGTCGTGCCAAACACCGAACCTTTTCTCCATGGAAACAGC TTTGCGTTAGCTGAGGACTCTGGGCTGAAAGTGGATGACCACATGATGACAACAGAACCAGACATTTACGCTGCTGGAGACGTATGTACAGCAGGCTGGGAGCCAAGCCACCTCTGGCAGCAG ATGCGTCTGTGGACGCAGGCCCGTCAGATGGGCTGGTACGCAGGCCGATGTATGGCTGCTGATGTCCTGTCTGAAACCATAGAGCTGGACTTCTGCTTTGAACTCTTCTCTCACATTACAAAGTTCTTCAACTACAAG GTGGTTCTGCTGGGGAAGTTTAACGGCCAGGGTCTGGGTCTGAACCAGGAGTTGTTGGTGCGCTGCACTAAGGGCCATGAGTACGTCAAGGTAGTGCTGAGCGGAGGGAGGATGTTGGGAGCAGTCCTTATTGGAGAGACTGACCTGGAAGAGACCTTTGAGAACCTCATCCTCAACCAGATGGACCTAACACCCTACGGAGAAGAGCTCCTAAACCCCAACATAGACATAGAGGACTACTTTGACTGA
- the LOC139392556 gene encoding uncharacterized protein: MEHAFTNLRYATLTLGFTNMEDQLAAGVKKVVVTSQPPPPVAPNNSSTPPPRHNKLIKMDKEQQNLARKQDKDHEQTESQTGYDQNDPAAAQPTAIEVDVEINIIENVNDSESPLPPLKLNSKPKSTTPQKKRRKPCTAAVPAPSEGAVTDSDHRRPALVNSPSQVSIISEAAVEELCDLRNYYSKQLRRINYISHEYLQNQGCSDPGVLACIREPLKSLRLPRGSTIARTARNLWTRVSSRRKLIQR, translated from the exons ATGGAGCATGCTTTCACTAACTTGCGCTATGCCACACTAACATTGGGGTTCACTAACATG GAGGACCAATTAGCTGCTGGAGTTAAAAAGGTGGTGGTGACCTCCCAGCCTCCTCCTCCCGTTGCCCCCAACAACAGCAGCACTCCCCCTCCCAGACACAACAAACTGATCAAGATGGATAAAGAGCAGCAGAATCTGGCCAGGAAACAAGACAAGGACCATGAACAGACAGAAAGTCAGACAGGGTACGACCAGAATGACCCTGCTGCCGCCCAGCCCACTGCCATTGAAGTAGACGTAGAGATCAATATTATAGAGAATGTTAATGACAGCGAATCCCCACTACCACCATTAAAACTAAATTCAAAACCTAAATCAACAACCCCTCAAAAGAAGCGAAGGAAACCCTGTACTGCTGCGGTCCCAGCTCCTTCAGAAGGTGCAGTTACAGACTCTGACCACCGGAGGCCAGCATTGGTCAACTCTCCCTCCCAGGTCTCCATCATCTCTGAGGCTGCAGTGGAGGAGCTCTGTGACCTGAGGAACTACTACAGCAAACAGCTGAGGCGGATAAACTACATTTCCCATGAGTACTTGCAGAATCAGGGGTGCTCAGACCCAGGGGTGCTGGCCTGTATCAGAGAGCCACTAAAGAGCCTGCGCCTCCCCCGTGGCTCAACCATCGCCCGGACGGCACGCAACCTGTGGACCAGAGTCAGCTCCAGAAGGAAACTCATCCAAAGATGA